One window of Nicotiana tomentosiformis chromosome 11, ASM39032v3, whole genome shotgun sequence genomic DNA carries:
- the LOC138901751 gene encoding uncharacterized protein, with amino-acid sequence MGSLTRLSMVERPIVKEAQQIASQGVRLDEKYDERLIASMGAKSTLVEQIKAKQFDDASLLKLKEGVLSGKIKNFALDEHDLMRLDGRLCVPNVDDLRRAIMVEAHSSRYSIHPSSIKMYHDLRDIYWWNYMKGAQFTAQFWQSFQEGLGTRVNLSITFHPQMDGQAEKTIQTLEDML; translated from the exons ATGGGGAGTTTGACCAGGTTGTCTATGGTCGAACGTCCAATAGTTAAGGAAGCCCAACAAATAGCTAGCCAAGGGGTTCGTCTCGATGAGAAGTATGATGAAAGGTTGATAGCAAGTATGGGTGCTAAGTCTACTTTAGTAGAGCAAATTAAAGCCAAACAATTTGATGACGCTAGTTTGCTTAAGCTCAAGGAAGGTGTCCTCAGTGGAAAGATTAAGAATTTTGCACTTGATGAGCATGATTTGATGAGACTTGATGGCCGCTTAtgcgtgcctaatgtagatgatcTTCGAAGGGCAATTATGGTAGAAGCTCATAGCTCCAGATATTCAATACATCCAAGTTCTATtaaaatgtatcatgatttgagggatatTTATTGGTGGAATTATATGAA GGGTGCACAGTTTACTGCTCAGTTCTGGCAGAGTTTTCAAGAAGGTCTCGGTACTCGAGTTAATCTAAgtataacttttcaccctcaaatGGATGGGCAGGCTGAGAAGACAATTCAAACCTTGGAAGATATGTTATGA